The stretch of DNA atagTTCTAGCTAAAATAATTCACCCCATTAAAGTtgtatttttactctgtttttcatcttcaaaaataaaaaagcactgTTTATGCTTTCAACTTAGTATACATAATTTATtctgtgtttacattttaaaaataatgcataacTTAAAACAGCactgtttaaatatttacatttacacagtgcttTACAATTGTGTGTATACCAATCCTTATAAAATTTTTGTGAATGGGCCAGGTAGGTGATAATGACAATTACTTGTATTTTAACTGTATggagaaagagacaaacatcCCAGATCACACAACAATAATAAGTTGACCATACAGTAGTTAGCATACCAACTTAAAgttctatattatttatattaggtGAAAAAATATACTAGGgataattttgtatttcatttcatattcacatattttattcatctgcATATAAAtccttatttaatttattatgaaTCAATAATCAAATGTTTAGGATATTCTGGGTAATCTAGAATATTCTGGAAAAGTTGAACTTTTCGAGGTTTAAATTGTTAACAGACTTTgtttgctataaaataaaatcagtttaaagAAGCTTTAGTTTTATCAATCTCTCCATCCTCAATTTAAAACCtctcaaatatttctcttttcaattaTATATAATAGGGACAGAGGATCAATCTTCAAGTGAAGATTAGTGTGAagtctcaaaattaaaattttggaattGAAACTCTCAATGGCACATAACTGATCATCTGACATATGAgagataatattttcttataacttaAATAGATggcataaaaagataaaatctcaCCAAACTTTCTAGAAAGTATAGCTTTGCATGCTCCtactactttaaatatatttacttagtGAATACTTATATAAAAAGTCAGAGAAGCCAAAAATAAGGATTAGGTTTAAAAATTCctcttcaattaaaaattaagcaaaacaaacagtaATATGAAAGAGCATAAATTACATTCATATTTTAGCATTTTCTAGCACTTAGGGATGTTTTCATTGTGGTGTGAACATAAATGGTTTCATTCATGttaatatgaaagtaaaaatacatgtgtcaggatacaaattttaaaacaaagatgtcCAATTTCAGGGGGGAAATTATGCCTTTTGAAGATAATGATAAATATTCAAGATTTCCTCCATAAAGGTAATATTTTTTGTCTAAGTCAACATACTTTACCATTTTCAAACTTTTCTCATCATATTTTTGACAGCAGATTTTCCAATTTTGACAGctctttaaaagtaattttaacagCTGAGTGATTTCTCTTCTAAGCAAAGTCAGATTATGTGAAATGTCAATGTAAAAACTATACACTCTGACACATAATCATTTTTAGttgaatttacttattaattttgcTTGATATTACTAATAAAACATAAGTACTTAGCTAATTGTATTACTTTTTggaatgttttaaatgtattaattctGTATCCTTTTGCTataaaatgtctcattttatcaCAATTAGTTATCCTTCCAAAaacggggaggagggaggaggagcagtgCTAGGTAGGTGAAAGGTAATTAGGAAACTGGGGGAAGGGCTACCATAAAGTGAAAGTACACATCTGCATTGGTTAAACCAGGGTGGAGGTGTATCTGAATCCCCTGGAGAACTCTTGAAACTACATGCATATTCCTTCTTCCCCAATCCACACAGTCTTCTCCCCCCAACTCACCTTGCTGAGGTTCTGATACACTCCCAGGGCAGGAGGACAGAGAATTCCTGCCAACCTCCCACCTGATTGAAAACcaatggaaataatttaaataaaaacttacagttttctgccttggttggtgtagctcagtggattgagcgcaggcctacAAGCCAAAAGCTTCTTTaatttagcacaatgctttcaGTATTTATTGATGTTGTAACATGCATTAGGACTTCATTTAtgtttattgccaaataatatattttatataaatattgaacATTTTGTTCACCAGTAGAtggaaatttgggttgtttttacctttttggctattataattaatattgttaTGATTATTTGTATACAATTTTTTGAGTGAACATGTTTTTACTTGTTTGGAGTACATAcgtaggagtagaattgctgagtcatctGGTGACTCTGTTTATTTTGAAGAATTGCCAAATTGTTTTACAaaatggctgcaccattttgcaatcccaccagcaatgtTTGAGAGCTCCAATTTCTACACATCCTTGTTAACACtattgttcatctttttattcttACCATCCTCGTGGCTATGAAGTTGTATCTCCTTGTGGtcctgatttgcattttcctaatgactaatgttATTGGGCATATATTCATGTGGTTATCGGCCATTTGAATATCTTTTTTAGAAAATCATCTACTCaaatattttgttcagttttaaatgggttactttttattattaaggTCTAATACTTTTGTATATATTCCAGATACATGTCCTTTATCATTTATGTGATTTACAGTTATTTTCTCCAAATCTGTGGGTCAgaatattcttttctgttttgttttgttgttcaagttTCAAACATTTGTTAATCAGTGTAAACCCCAACAGAATAATACATCAACATGATTTTGTGCATTTGAAGGGGAAATATTTCCTGGGTGAATGGGAAATTGTGCAGCTGGCTTCTGGAAGACCTTCATTTTAAGCAGCTTTATagtgaaaattttcatttagaagTCTGGACCTTCTTTCTTCAGTTTGCTGTAATCTGCATTCACTGAGTGAAACTTATATTGCTCATTGGGGCTCTGCTTGTTCTGGGGTTTTTGGATTATTCTTTTTGTCCCCATAGATACCAGGTGTGTGGACAGTGCCAGGCGTGTGACATACAGCACTGTGCCAGTATCTCCGGCTCCAATACGTACAAAGAGTGGGATCAAACTTGAATACTTCTTGGCTTGACTGAGGATCTGACAGAGCATGGTCACAGCAGAGGGTCTGGAagcatagaaaaacaaaacagcaaggCCTGGC from Phyllostomus discolor isolate MPI-MPIP mPhyDis1 chromosome 1, mPhyDis1.pri.v3, whole genome shotgun sequence encodes:
- the LOC114493388 gene encoding cytochrome c oxidase subunit NDUFA4-like translates to MLCQILSQAKKYSSLIPLFVRIGAGDTGTVLYVTRLALSTHLVSMGTKRIIQKPQNKQSPNEQYKFHSVNADYSKLKKEGPDF